The genomic region GATCCCTCCGTTTCGCTCGTTTCGTCCTCCGGGCTAGCCACACAGCCGGCGAGCAGCCCGCCGCCGACCACAGCGCCGCCGTACTTCAGCGTGTCTCTACGTGTCGGAATCCCGCTCGTGCTATCGGTATTGTCACTCATGGGGTATCGTTAGCGTCTCACCGTCACTGGGTGGTCAGCGGCGATGAACGGCTCGTCGTCCTCGTCGGCGAAGGACAGCCCACCGCAGTCATTGCGACGGACGCGCCACGACGGCAAATCGGGGATATCGTACTCCGCCGGGTCGCGGAAGGCTCCGGCGATCGCCCACTCTCGAGCGCGCATTCAGCGATCACCCGTGATGATGTCGGCGACCGCTTGGCGGTCGAATAGCTGCTCGTCTGCCGGAATCTCCGGATACGGGCCCTCGGTATAGGTCGGCCACTCCCCGAAGACGTCGGGGTAGAGTTGCTTCGCAGTCATCTCCAACTGGAACAGGTTCAGGATCGGTCCCTGATAGCGGGCCCCCTGCGGGTAGACGCGGTCGTTTTGGACCGCCGAGAGCCTGCTACCGGCGGAGTGGTTCCGCAGCGACGATCGAATGCCGGCCAGATCCGTTTCGGGGTGCATCCCGCCCAGCGAGAAGAGCACGTCCGGATCGGCCTCGAGCAGCACTTCCATGTCGATCACGTCGCCCGAGGAGATGTTGTCGCCCAGCGCGCCGATCGGATCGAGCGGGCGCACGTGCGCCGTCAGAAATCCGGGCGTATCCAGCGTGTAGGCGTACATGCCCTCGATGTCGCTCATCCCCGCCATGACGACGGTCGGGCGCTCCTCTTTCGCGGGCAGATTCGCCTCGATCGTGTCCAATAGGGACGTGTGTATCTCCGCGAGCGCCTCGTATCGCTCCGCTTCCTGAAAGATGCCTGCGACCTTCTCGAACATCTCCCAGAGGCCGTAGTACTCGTAGCGGTCGGCCCAGTTGGCGGGCGGCTCGTCGTGTCTGTCGCTGTACGTGTTGCCGAACCACGGGGACACGGTCCCGCCGATCTCCTCGACGTCCTCCGCGTTCCAGCTATCGAGGGCGTTGACGCTCGCCGGATCGGCGAGGTGAACGTCGCTCTCGAGATCATAGAGCTTCTCCTTGCTCGGCTCCCACGAGGAGTACAACCCGGTCCAGTCGAGCGTAACACCGGGCAGTCGCGGCGTGAACTGATTCCACAGTTTGTCGTAGTACTCGGGCGCGTGCATCGCGTTGACGTCGTTTCCGCGTCCGAGGGCAAACGCCATCCCGGCGTGGTGTGTCAGTCGCGTGAAGATGCTCTCCGGCGGCGAGTCGAACGACACCTCGCCCATCGGAGCCATCGTCACCGAATACGTCCCCTCGCCTGATTGGGCACCCCGTTCGTCGCTCTGTCCGACCAGCTCCGAACAGCCCGCGAGAGCGGTCCCGGTCGCGAGCGCGCCGCCGTATTTCAGTGTGTCTCTGCGCGTCGGTCCGTCGACTGTAGTATCGATTTCGTCAGTCATGCGTTGTTGGCTCCAGTGATAATGTCTGCAACGTCCTGCCGGTCGAACAGCTGTTCGTCCTCGGGAATCTCGGGATATGGCCCCTCGGTGTAGGTCGGCCATTCCCCGAATACATCGGGGTAGAGTTGCTTGGCCGCCATTTCAGTTTGGAAGAGGTTCATGATCGGCCCCTGGTTCCGCCCGCCCTGCGTGTAGATGCGATCGTTTTCCACGGCCGACACCGACGCCGTCGTCGGATCGTCCGCGAGTCGCTCTCGGGTCTTCGACACGTGCCTGAATTCGGACATCCCCGCGAGACAGAGGATGACATCGGGGTCGGCCTCGATGAGCGCCTCGAAGTCGACCGTCGACTCGGTCGCCACGTCGGCGAAGACGTCCGTCACGCCGAGGGGGCGGGTGTGGGCCGTCAGGAAACCGGGACCGTTCAGCGCGTAGACGTACATGCTGTCCTCGGACTGGTTGAGGATGATCATCGCCGCGCTCGGTCGCTCGTCTTCGGACGGGAGGTCCGCTTCGATGGTCGCGAGCATCTCAGCGTGAACGTCGGCGAGCGCCTGGTACCGCGCCTCCGCTTGGAAGACCTGTGCAACCTTCGCGAAGAGTTCCCAGAGCGTGTAGTACTCATAGCCGTCGGCCCACTCGGCCGGCGGCTCCTTGTTCGCGTTACTGAACGTGTTCCCGAACCACGGGGCGACGGTCTCGCCGATCTCCTCGATGTCGTCGGTACTCCAGGCACCCATCGTCGTCATGTAGGCTGGATCAGCCAAGTGGAGGTCGCTCTCGAGTTCGTAGAGGAACTCCTTGTCCGGGTCCCACGTACCGGGGAGGTCGGCCCACTCCGCGGAGACACCGTCGAGGCGCTCGAGGAATTTGTTCCAGATCGTGTCGTTGTACTCGGGGTTGTACAGCATCGACGAGACGGCGTCGCCGTGGCCGGCTGCAAGCGCCATGTCCGCGTGATGCGGGAGGACCGTGAGGACGTTCTCCGGCGGCCGTTCGAACTCGACGGTTCCGCTCGGCGCCATCGTCACCGAGTACGTCCCATCCGGCTCGTCGGACGAACTCGGTTCGCTCTGGCCGGCGAGTTCCGAACAGCCAGCGACCAGTCCGCTGCCGACGACCGTTCCGCCGTACTTCAGGGTGTCTCGTCTCGTCAGTGTCTCGTGTCGAACGGTATCGTCATCCGTCATCGTTCGAATTCTCCGTTGATAATGTCCGCAACGCGATCGTAGTCGAAGAGGCGCTCATCCCCGTTCGACAGCGTTTCGAGACCGTTCCACTCTCCGAACGTCTCGGGGTAGAACTGCTTGGCGGCAGCTTCGGTCTGGAACAGGTTGATGATTGGTCCCTGATAGGAGGTTCCACCGCGATAGAGCCGATCGTTCTGGACGGCAGTGAGCCGTTTGCCGACCGGGTCTTCGCGCATGGCATCCATTCGCTGCTCGAACTGTTCGGTCGAGACGTGAGAAAACCCGTACTGGAACAGCAGCGCGTCCGGATCGATCTCGAGGAGCCGTTCGTAGTCCCACTCCGCGTAGCTCCCGTCGATCTCGTCGTCGAACGCGCCTCGCATCTCGAGGTCCCGGTACTGCTTGTGTCCGTTCCCGTCGTGAACCGGATAGGCGTAGAACGCACCCTTCTCGAAGTTCGAATTGATCGATAGCAGTCCGACGGTCGGTCGTTCCTCGTTCGGTGGTAGTTCGGACTGAATCTTTGAGAGGAGGCTTTCGTGAATCTCGTTGAGTGCCTCGTATCGCTCTCGTTGTTGAAATACATCGGCGATTACGTCGAAGGCCTCGTATAGCGAGTAGTACGGGTAGTCATGCCAGTCATCCCCGCGACGACGAATCGAGTTGCCGACGATGGGGCCGATGCCGGTCGAGACTTCATCGAAATCTGCTGGCCCCCAACTGTCGTCGAGGACGCTGATGAAGTTCGGATCGAACAGATGGACGTCGCTCTGGAGGTCGTAGAACGTCTCCTTATCGATTCCACCCTCACCCATGAGCTGCGGAACGTCGTCGAACGAGACATCGACGCCCGGAAGCACGTCGTAGAACGCGTTCGGCCAATTCTCCGTGTAGACGAGTCCCTGCAGGCCGTCGCGCTGGCCGAGTGCGATAGCCATGTCGGCATAGGTGCTGAAGTACGCCATCCACGTCTCGGGCACGGCGTCGAAGGAGACCTTGCCCATCGGGGCCATCGTCACCGTGTACGACTCACTACCGGTCATCTCGTCGCCGTCGCTCTGATCGGCTAGCTCCGAACAGCCGGCGAAGGAAACGCCGGCTGCGAGCGCGCCGCCGTATTTCAGCGCGTCTCTGCGAGTCGGCTCGCCGGTCGCGCTGTCGGTATTATCACTCATCGTTCGACCTCCCCGTTGACGATGTCTGCGACCACCTGTCGGTCGAAGAGTTGTTCGTCCCCGGTCACGGCCCCGAACTCGTCGGGGAACAGTTGCTTCGCCGCTCGCTCTGTCAGGAAGAGATTGTGAATCGGGCCCTGATTGAGGTAGCCGCCGCGGTAGACGCGCCCGTTCCGGACGGCGGTGAGTTCGCTCCCGACGGGATGACTCTGCATATTGTCGAGAACGACGTCCCGGAACTCCGTGGCGGACTTTCGCTCGTGGCCCCGGATGAGAATCACGTCGGGGTCGATCTCGAGCAGGTTCTCGTAGTCGAGTTTCCCGCGGTTCGTGGTGCTGAGATTGTCGGTGCCCGTCCCCGCGAGCGCGTCGTGGACGCCGAGATCCCGCCACTGTTTCTTGCTCGTCCCCCCGTCGTCGAGCCGGTACGGCGAGAACGTCTCCGGTTCGTCGGCCCCCTCGAACGTGAGGAAGACGGACGGTCGGTCGTCAGCGGGCGGGAGTCGCTCCTGTATCGATGTGATGAACTCGGTGTGGAGTTCGCTGAACGCCTCGTAGCGCGCTCGCTGTTGGAACACCTCAGCGACTTTCTCGAACGCCTCGTACAGCGTGTAGTAGCGGTACTCGTGCCACTCGTCGGACCGACGAAAGATCAGGTTCCCGACGAACGGCGCGACGTTCGTCGCGATCTCGTCGACGTCTCCTTCGCCCCAGTCGAACCAGTTGACCAGCATCTGGGGATCGTACAGATGCACGTCGCTCTCGAGTTCGTAGAACTCCTCTTTGGTTCGGACCTCCGGATACTCCTCGAGGACGTCTTGATCGACCGTGACGCCGGGGAGGTCGTCGTAAACGTAGGTGTAGTACCGGTCCGCACCGCCGACACCGGCCAATCCGTCGGTCTGGCCCAGTGCGACGGCCATATCGGCGTACCCGCCGTCGTATGCGATCCACCGCTCGGGTACCTGGTCGAACGAGACCGTCCCCATCGGTTCCATCGATACCGAGTACGATCCGTCCTCGGTCGTCTCGGTACCCTCAGCACCCTCCTGTCCGAGTAACTCCGAACAGCCCGCCAGTATTCCGCTGCCAACGGCCGTGCTGCCGTACGTCACGAAATCCCGCCGCGTCGGGCCTCCGCCTCTCGTTTCGTCTCCCATCGTACTTTTAGGCTTGCCTAAAACATAATAAGTCCACCGATTATTAGGCCTGCCTAAATTAGAGGGCGGTATCGACTACTCCTGAGCGACGGTCTCGAGAAATAATTCGGGGACGGCATCGATTTCACCGCCTTGGACTTCCCACAGCGTCGCGTACAGTCCGTCCACCGCGAGGAAGTCGTCGTGAGTCCCCGCTCGACGATCCGCCCGTTCTCGAGGACGATCGTGCGGTCGGCGAGCCGCGCCGGCTGTTCGATGTTCACCGGCGAGTCGGCGACGGCTGTCCTCCGATTCGGTCGACCGACCCGGGTCAGCGATGGGGCTTCCCATTCAGATCTCACCCATGTTCTGTTGTTTTCGCATCAGGTAGAGGAAGTACGGGCCACCGAGGAGTCCGGTGACGATGCCGACGGGGATCTGTGTGGGGCTCAACGCAAGTCGCGCGCCCACGTCGGCACCGACCATTAACGCCGGCCCGACGAAGAGACAGCCGATGATCAGCTTCTTCGAGTCGCTCCCGACGAGGTTTCGCACCATGTGCGGAACGATGAGACCGACGAACCCGACGATGCCGGCGACGGCGATGCTCGCCGCCGCCGCGAGGACCGCGACCCCCGAGAGCGCAAAGCGGACCTTCTCGATCGACATTCCCAGCGACTTCGCCGTCTGCTCACCGAGCAACATGACGTTCATTTGTCTCGACCCGGCGACGGAGAGCAACACGACCACGAACGTCCACGGGAGCACGAGGCGGACCTGCTCCCAGTCGGTCCCGGTAAGCGACCCGGTCGTCCACGCGATCGCCGACTGGACGACGCCGATGTCGTCCGCGAAGAAAAACAGCGCCGTCTGCAGCGAGCCGAAGACCGTGCCGACGATGACGCCGGCGAGCACCAGTCGAACCGGTGACGTTCCGTTCTTCCACGCGATGACGTAGACGATGAGGAACGCACCGGCACCCCCGAGCGCGGCGATCAGCGGGAGAAACGCCGTCAGGCTCCCGAATACGACGAGCGTCAGCAAAATCATGAGCCCCGCGCCGGAGGAGACGCCGAGAATGAACGGGCTCGCGAGTTCGTTTCGCGTCACCGCCTGAAAAATCGCCCCCGAGACGCCGAGGTTCATCCCGACGAGGGCCGCGACGAACACCCGCGGCAGTCGGATGTTCCAGACGATGAGACTTTCGGTGCTCATCTCCGGCATCGTTTCGCCCAACAGGAACGCGTCCCACGCCTGCGGATTGAACACCACGTTCGGATTGAACACCGCGGCCCACGCCTCGGCGAACGTCATCGAATACGCACCGAAACTCACCTGGATCAACCCGCCGGCGAACACGATAGCGAAGCTGCCGAGGACTACCGTGATAAGGTTCGGATCGAAGAGCCACCCGAACCGCGTCTCGTTTGCCGGTGACGAAGCTGTCCGGTCCGGCCCGACAGTCGACTTTCGCTTACTCATGTCGGACCACGCTGGCCGATTCGAGCCAGCCGTAGTTGCCCGTCGCGTCGGTCGGTCCGGTGGATCGCTCCCCACGCCGCGCACCCGACACGCCGTCGATGACTGCGTCGCTATCCGTCCGGCGTTCGCGACGGACGACCGCTTCGATCGCCCCGGTTTTGTCACCCATAGTGATTTAGGTCTGCCTAAAATACAAAACCATTCCGATTTAGGCACACCTAATTCTTTCGGCAGTCGGGGCGAGCTACCATACCGTTATGTCGCCGGATTAGTACGGAACGCCACATCGCGGACACATCGGAGTGCTCGCTTCGGGAAGCACGAGTCCGCAGTTCGGACACTCGTCGCCGTCCGGAGTAGTGATTTCTGCAACGATCTCGTCGGTTCGGTCACGGATGGCTGGGATCGACCCGATCGTCTCGGGAACGGCATCTCCGGGATCGTCGTCTCCAAAGTCGTCGTCTCCGCCGGTCGCAAAGCGAACTCGAGCGGCGAGGAACTGTTCGGGGTCGTCGTCGACGGCCGCGGTCACGTCCGGGATCGACACGTCCGAGTCCGCTCGCTCGAGCAATCCGAACGCCTCGACTACCCGGCCGCGCACGTAGGGGTTCTCGTCGTCCAATCGATCGCGCAGTGTGGCGGCGCTCTCGGATAGCGCATCGGGGGACGCACAACCGATCGCGACGAGCGCGGTACAGAGGTGATAGCGGACGAGTTCGTTCGGATCGTCGAGCGACTCGGTCAGGGTCGAGACGCGGTGTCGGAGCCGATCCTGATCGCCAAGCGCCACGAACTCGAGGGCCTTCGCCAGCTTCTCTCTGACCTCGGGCTCGTCGAACGACAGTCCGATTTGCAGGTCAGCCAGCACCTCGGGTGTGGCGGCCGTCTCCGGGTGCTCCAACGCGACATAGCCCAGCGCCTCCGCCGAGCGAGCGCGCACGTAATAGAACTCGTCCTCGTC from Natrinema versiforme harbors:
- a CDS encoding ABC transporter substrate-binding protein, whose product is MTDEIDTTVDGPTRRDTLKYGGALATGTALAGCSELVGQSDERGAQSGEGTYSVTMAPMGEVSFDSPPESIFTRLTHHAGMAFALGRGNDVNAMHAPEYYDKLWNQFTPRLPGVTLDWTGLYSSWEPSKEKLYDLESDVHLADPASVNALDSWNAEDVEEIGGTVSPWFGNTYSDRHDEPPANWADRYEYYGLWEMFEKVAGIFQEAERYEALAEIHTSLLDTIEANLPAKEERPTVVMAGMSDIEGMYAYTLDTPGFLTAHVRPLDPIGALGDNISSGDVIDMEVLLEADPDVLFSLGGMHPETDLAGIRSSLRNHSAGSRLSAVQNDRVYPQGARYQGPILNLFQLEMTAKQLYPDVFGEWPTYTEGPYPEIPADEQLFDRQAVADIITGDR
- a CDS encoding ABC transporter substrate-binding protein, whose amino-acid sequence is MTDDDTVRHETLTRRDTLKYGGTVVGSGLVAGCSELAGQSEPSSSDEPDGTYSVTMAPSGTVEFERPPENVLTVLPHHADMALAAGHGDAVSSMLYNPEYNDTIWNKFLERLDGVSAEWADLPGTWDPDKEFLYELESDLHLADPAYMTTMGAWSTDDIEEIGETVAPWFGNTFSNANKEPPAEWADGYEYYTLWELFAKVAQVFQAEARYQALADVHAEMLATIEADLPSEDERPSAAMIILNQSEDSMYVYALNGPGFLTAHTRPLGVTDVFADVATESTVDFEALIEADPDVILCLAGMSEFRHVSKTRERLADDPTTASVSAVENDRIYTQGGRNQGPIMNLFQTEMAAKQLYPDVFGEWPTYTEGPYPEIPEDEQLFDRQDVADIITGANNA
- a CDS encoding ABC transporter substrate-binding protein; translation: MSDNTDSATGEPTRRDALKYGGALAAGVSFAGCSELADQSDGDEMTGSESYTVTMAPMGKVSFDAVPETWMAYFSTYADMAIALGQRDGLQGLVYTENWPNAFYDVLPGVDVSFDDVPQLMGEGGIDKETFYDLQSDVHLFDPNFISVLDDSWGPADFDEVSTGIGPIVGNSIRRRGDDWHDYPYYSLYEAFDVIADVFQQRERYEALNEIHESLLSKIQSELPPNEERPTVGLLSINSNFEKGAFYAYPVHDGNGHKQYRDLEMRGAFDDEIDGSYAEWDYERLLEIDPDALLFQYGFSHVSTEQFEQRMDAMREDPVGKRLTAVQNDRLYRGGTSYQGPIINLFQTEAAAKQFYPETFGEWNGLETLSNGDERLFDYDRVADIINGEFER
- a CDS encoding ABC transporter substrate-binding protein, giving the protein MGDETRGGGPTRRDFVTYGSTAVGSGILAGCSELLGQEGAEGTETTEDGSYSVSMEPMGTVSFDQVPERWIAYDGGYADMAVALGQTDGLAGVGGADRYYTYVYDDLPGVTVDQDVLEEYPEVRTKEEFYELESDVHLYDPQMLVNWFDWGEGDVDEIATNVAPFVGNLIFRRSDEWHEYRYYTLYEAFEKVAEVFQQRARYEAFSELHTEFITSIQERLPPADDRPSVFLTFEGADEPETFSPYRLDDGGTSKKQWRDLGVHDALAGTGTDNLSTTNRGKLDYENLLEIDPDVILIRGHERKSATEFRDVVLDNMQSHPVGSELTAVRNGRVYRGGYLNQGPIHNLFLTERAAKQLFPDEFGAVTGDEQLFDRQVVADIVNGEVER
- a CDS encoding iron ABC transporter permease, producing MSKRKSTVGPDRTASSPANETRFGWLFDPNLITVVLGSFAIVFAGGLIQVSFGAYSMTFAEAWAAVFNPNVVFNPQAWDAFLLGETMPEMSTESLIVWNIRLPRVFVAALVGMNLGVSGAIFQAVTRNELASPFILGVSSGAGLMILLTLVVFGSLTAFLPLIAALGGAGAFLIVYVIAWKNGTSPVRLVLAGVIVGTVFGSLQTALFFFADDIGVVQSAIAWTTGSLTGTDWEQVRLVLPWTFVVVLLSVAGSRQMNVMLLGEQTAKSLGMSIEKVRFALSGVAVLAAAASIAVAGIVGFVGLIVPHMVRNLVGSDSKKLIIGCLFVGPALMVGADVGARLALSPTQIPVGIVTGLLGGPYFLYLMRKQQNMGEI
- a CDS encoding sister chromatid cohesion protein PDS5, whose protein sequence is MDDSPQQSSVDQLESALDSGAPEEAVTCLERLATHDMETRKAAVRAIRQFAETQPTALEPVLTTLPSFLTDEERSIRLTTAKLFVEVAEADPDVVSSVVPSLADRLADEDEFYYVRARSAEALGYVALEHPETAATPEVLADLQIGLSFDEPEVREKLAKALEFVALGDQDRLRHRVSTLTESLDDPNELVRYHLCTALVAIGCASPDALSESAATLRDRLDDENPYVRGRVVEAFGLLERADSDVSIPDVTAAVDDDPEQFLAARVRFATGGDDDFGDDDPGDAVPETIGSIPAIRDRTDEIVAEITTPDGDECPNCGLVLPEASTPMCPRCGVPY